The nucleotide sequence CTTGGCTCCAACGCGTCTTACAACCTTAAGAACCTGATTGAAGGCGGCTATGTCGAGCGGCAAGCCTCAACCCGTGACAGGCGCTCCGCACAATTGAAAACAACCCCTAAAGGCGAGGCCGTTTTGGCCAAGCTCGCGGCGCTAGAGCTGCAATGGGCGCAGCCCCTGATGACAGAAGACAACACCTCCGCTATCGAGGCCACGTACACAACCCTTCGCACGCTAGAGCGCTGTTGGTCGGACGCCGTCCGCTATGCAGACGGCGGCGCGCCCTCTATCGACATTCCCGAAGACGTTTAGGCTGCCGTCAAACTATTGGGATCGCCGCGCGTGATTGTGACGGTGTGCTCTGTGCCAACCATCGCCGCATCGCCTTTTAAGCGCACAGCCTGCATATAGGCCGAGCGGCCAAACATAAAACCCTCATGGCGACTTGGGTTTTCGACCAGCACACTCATCGTTTGTCCTACGCAGGCTTTGTTAAAGTCCGTTTGCTGCTGCCGCAAAAGGGCTTGAAGCCGCGCAAGGCGCTCCTCCTTGATTTCTTCAGGGACTTGTGTGGGCATGACGGCGGCTGGCGTTCCGGCGCGGCGGCTGTACTTGAACGAAAAAGCCTGCGCATAGGTCACGTCGCGCACAATCTGCAAGGTGGCTTCAAAATCAGCTTCGGTTTCATCAGGAAAGCCAACAATAAAATCGGAAGACAGCGCAAGTTTCGGCTGCGCGATTTTCAGTTTTTCAACCACGCGGCGATAATCATCAGCCTTATGCTTGCGGTTCATGGCCGCCAAGATTTTGTCCGATCCGCTTTGCACCGGCAGATGTAAAAACGGCATGAGCTTAGGGATATCGCGGTGAGCAGCGATCAGCGCATCATCCATATCCAACGGGTGCGAGGTCGTATAGCGGATACGCAAAAGGCCATCCAGCGCAGCAAGCTTTTCGATCACGTCGGCAAGGCGCTTGCCGCTAGTTTCATCGTGATACGCGTTGACATTTTGCCCCAGCAGCGTGATTTCCCTCGCGCCACCATCCACCAGAACCCGCGCCTCATCCACAATC is from Bdellovibrionales bacterium and encodes:
- a CDS encoding MarR family transcriptional regulator — encoded protein: MTENESKTAHLMQELPRQIERMHRRFLDVVRLELGRVGVRDISPVQVMMLGSIGAETISVRDLIERGYYLGSNASYNLKNLIEGGYVERQASTRDRRSAQLKTTPKGEAVLAKLAALELQWAQPLMTEDNTSAIEATYTTLRTLERCWSDAVRYADGGAPSIDIPEDV
- the miaB gene encoding tRNA (N6-isopentenyl adenosine(37)-C2)-methylthiotransferase MiaB, with translation MRKKLFIKTWGCQMNVYDSARMADVLAPLGYDRTEDQTQADLIVLNTCHIREKASEKLFSELGRLRAVQKARETQGVKVMIVVAGCVAQAAGEEISRRAPYVGLVVGPQAYHHLPEMLARAEQGRGACVLDTDFPAESKFDFLPQEQANQKGISAFLAIQEGCDRFCSYCVVPYTRGLEYSRPLAAIVDEARVLVDGGAREITLLGQNVNAYHDETSGKRLADVIEKLAALDGLLRIRYTTSHPLDMDDALIAAHRDIPKLMPFLHLPVQSGSDKILAAMNRKHKADDYRRVVEKLKIAQPKLALSSDFIVGFPDETEADFEATLQIVRDVTYAQAFSFKYSRRAGTPAAVMPTQVPEEIKEERLARLQALLRQQQTDFNKACVGQTMSVLVENPSRHEGFMFGRSAYMQAVRLKGDAAMVGTEHTVTITRGDPNSLTAA